GGCGCTCACCCGCGCCATCCACGGGGCGTACTACCAGTACCGGCCGCAGGTCCTGCACGATCTGCACGAGTCCTTGCCGCTCCTCTACATCTCCACCGGCCACGGTCCCTATAGCCGCGCCATCGATCCGGTGACCGTGAACGAGTGGACCCAGTTCGCCTACCACGAGGTGTCGGAGTTGCAGTCCCAGGGGCTGCCGGGCGTGTGGGTCTGGGGTTTCTGGGATGGTTGGTGGCCCGGCTATCTCTTTTCCGTCGCGAACAACCACAACAGCATCGGTCGCTTCTACGAGACCTTCGGCAACTCCATGGCGGGTACCTTCGAGCGGGATCTTTCAGAAACGAAATTCGTCGGCAAGCCGGTGACGGAAGAACAATGGTATCGCCCCTGGCCGCCGGGGAAGAAAGTGAAGTGGTCGCTACGCAACAACACGAACTACATGCAGGCCGGCGTGCTCGAAGCCCTGCAATACGCGGCGCTGCACCGGGAGGAGCTGCTGCGGAACTTCTGGGTGAAGGGGGATCGCGCCGTCCAAAAAGGACGCACCGAGGCGCCGTACGCCTGGATCTTCCCGCGCGAACAACGCGACCCGAACCGCCTGGTGTATCTCGTCAATCTGATGTTGCAGCACGGCATCGAAGTGCATCGGCTGGACCGCGACTTCGCTTCCGGAGAAAAGACCCACGCCGCCGGCACCACCATCGTGCGCCTCGATCAGCCCATGCGGAACGCCATCATCAACTTCATGGAGGAGCAGAAGTTCCCGGCGGACGAACCGAACCCGCCCTACGACGACGTCGCCTGGACCTGGCCTTTGCTCTTCGGTGTGGACGGCGCACGCTGCGACGACAAGGCGATACTCGAGGCCGCGATGTCCGCCGTTCCGGGTCCCGTGCCGGTCGCAGGCGAGGTCGTGGGCAAGGGCTCGGTGTACCTCCTGCGTGATACCGGCCAGAATGCTTTGCTCGCGGCGCGGGTGCGTCTCGGGCGCGCCAAGGTGGAGGCGGCGGAGGAGAGTTTCGAGCACGGCGGCACCCACTACCCCGCGGGGAGCTGGATCGTGAGCGCCTCCGCCGCGGCGGTAGGCGAGGTCGCCACGAAGCTCGGTCTCACCTTCGCCGGCGCCGCCGAGGCCCCGGATGTCCGCCGCCACGTCGTGGACCTGCCACGCCTCGGTGTCCTGCATACATGGACCTCCACCCAGGACTGCGGCTGGGCGCGCTATCAACTGGACGTGGAGGGCATCCCATACACGCTGATCAGCCCGGACGACCTGAAACGGGGCCGACTCGAGTCGCGCTTCGACGTCATCCTCTTCCCGAACACCTCGGGCGAGCTGAAACAGATCGTGCACGGCCACGACACCTCCTTCGGGCCCCTGGCGTACACCAAGACGGCGGAGTTCCCGAGCCATGGCGTGCCGGACGCCTCCGAGGACATCAGCGGCGGCATGGGGTTCGCCGGCCTGCGCAATCTCGAGACCTTCGTTCGCGGCGGCGGTGTGCTCCTGGCGCTAGCGAACGCCGGCACCCTGCCGGTGGACGGCGGCATCGTGCGGCGCGTGGACAGCTCGCGTCCCGGGGGCACGCCGGGCTCCGAAGTGCGGGCGAAATTCCTCCGACCCGAGCATCCCATCGCTTACGGCTACGAGGAGATGACCAGCGTGTTCCGGGGCAACGTGCCGTTGTTCGACGTGCGCAAGTTCGATCGGGAGCTCGTGGTCCTGCAGTTCGGGACGAAGAAGGCGGAAGAAGACGAAGAGGACGGGAAAAAGGAAGGCAAAGACGCGAGCAAGGAAGTAGCCAAGGACGCGAGCAAGGAAGAAGCCAAGGACGC
The genomic region above belongs to Candidatus Krumholzibacteriia bacterium and contains:
- a CDS encoding M14 family zinc carboxypeptidase — protein: MRPPVAPFSWVCLLLLASSTAAQPNPWDPDVPEAGSVEKIREFTTGEEYLPRTVSYVPESDTVPSPSDVLGHLAGAPNELSRTADVGRYFRRLDEASPRVQVHTIGTSEEGREILLALVSDERNLQDLERYTSVVQRLADPRRTTREEMEALLATGKVFYYLTGGLHSPETGSPEMLMELAYRLAVSERPEIQTIRSQVVVLITPVAEPDGRDRVVDWYYRHLRGRDLPIEELAKFSSPPYWGHYAFHDNNRDGMQLTLALTRAIHGAYYQYRPQVLHDLHESLPLLYISTGHGPYSRAIDPVTVNEWTQFAYHEVSELQSQGLPGVWVWGFWDGWWPGYLFSVANNHNSIGRFYETFGNSMAGTFERDLSETKFVGKPVTEEQWYRPWPPGKKVKWSLRNNTNYMQAGVLEALQYAALHREELLRNFWVKGDRAVQKGRTEAPYAWIFPREQRDPNRLVYLVNLMLQHGIEVHRLDRDFASGEKTHAAGTTIVRLDQPMRNAIINFMEEQKFPADEPNPPYDDVAWTWPLLFGVDGARCDDKAILEAAMSAVPGPVPVAGEVVGKGSVYLLRDTGQNALLAARVRLGRAKVEAAEESFEHGGTHYPAGSWIVSASAAAVGEVATKLGLTFAGAAEAPDVRRHVVDLPRLGVLHTWTSTQDCGWARYQLDVEGIPYTLISPDDLKRGRLESRFDVILFPNTSGELKQIVHGHDTSFGPLAYTKTAEFPSHGVPDASEDISGGMGFAGLRNLETFVRGGGVLLALANAGTLPVDGGIVRRVDSSRPGGTPGSEVRAKFLRPEHPIAYGYEEMTSVFRGNVPLFDVRKFDRELVVLQFGTKKAEEDEEDGKKEGKDASKEVAKDASKEEAKDAGKGGKDKEEKLLLSGFVKDPSQLDGKPAILDVPTGEGRVVLFSFNPMHRYLTHSDFRLVYNVLLNWNDLPTVTGMPEPASTTNRPPPGEG